The Streptomyces sp. WZ-12 genome segment GTCGCGGCGGCAGCGTTCCAGTTCGGCGGCGAGGGCGTCGGTGCGCATCCGCTTGGTGTCGTCGACCGGGACGGCGATGACGGCGTCGGCGCCGAGGCCGAGCAGGGTGGCGGATTTGCGGATGCTGAAGTGGCTGACGGCGGAGGTGAGGATGCGCAGCCGGGGCAGCAGGGCGGCGCGGCGGGCGTCGGCGCTCTCGGCGTCGTCGGCGTCGTCGCGGGCCAGTTCGCGGTGGCAGGTCTCGTCCCGGGCGAGCAGCATCGCCTGGAGGTTGGACTGGCTGCCGCCGCTGGTGAAGATGCCGTCGGCGTCCGGGCCGAGGCCGATCCGCTCGGCGGTCCAGTCGACCAGGCGGCGCTCGATCAGGGTGCCGCCGGCGCTCTGGTCCCAGGTGTCGAGGGAGGAGTTGACGGCGGAGAGCACGGCCTCGCCGACGAGCGCGGGGATCACCACGGGGCAGTTGAGGTGCGCGAGGTAGCGGGGGTGGTGGAAGTAGATCGCGTCGCGGAGGTAGAGGTGCTCCAGCTCGTCGAGGGCGGCGGCCGGGTCGTTGAGCGGGGCGTCGAGGTCGACGGCGGCGACGGTGGGCGCCAGTTCGTCGACGCGGACGCCGGTGAAGGGGCGCTCGGTGGTGGCGAACCGGTCGCGCAGCCGCGTCACGCTGTCGGTGACGGCGGCGTGGTAGCGGTCGGCGGTGCGGTGGTTGAGGAGATGGGTGCGGCTGTCGGCCGGGTCCTCGGCGGGGTGCGCGAGGAGACTCATGAGGGGCCCTCCCTGGTGCGGGTCGACCGCGTCCTGTGCAGGCAGGTGGTGCACAGGGGCAGGGAATCCGCCCGATGACGCAGTGAGGTAAGCCTAACCTAACTGGATCACCGGGTGGATTCGGGGTGCCCGCTGGGGGCCGTCAGTCCCCTTGTTCCTCCAGGGTCCGCAGCACCAGACCGGTGGCCGGCTTCGGTCCGAACGACGTGGACTTCCGGGGCATCGTGACGCCCTGCTCGGCGAGTTGACGGACCGTCTCCTCGGAGGTGGGGCGCATCAGGACGGCCGTCCCGCCGTGCCGGGCGGCCTGCGCCACCGCCGCCTCGGTGTGATGGAGATAGCCGATGTCCGACGGGTGGTCCGGGATCCGCCAGACCTCGTCCAGCAGCACCGAGTGCAGCACCGTGGCGTCCAGTTGCCGCCACGCCTCGGGCCGGTCGGTGCGGATCGCGCGGTCGAGCAGCCCGGGGTCGGGCTGGTCCAGGAGGTGGAAGCAGTCCGGGCCGCCGGCGAGCACGAAGGCCGCGCCGGACGTCTTGGCCAGCGCCTCCAGGGCGGCGGACAGCTCGCCCGGCAGCCGGCGGACCCGGAACGCGCCGGCCACGTCCGCCAGCGCCTTGACGGGCGGCAGGTGCGGCAACACCCGGTGGATGGCCCGGACCTGGAGCGGGTAGCGGGCGGTGTCGACCAGCAGCACCAGGCCGGAGGCCCAGGGGGAATCGGGCCCGGCGTCCGGGCGCTGCTCGTACAGCCGCCGGTAGGTCGCCCAGCGGTGGTGGCCGTCGGCGATCAGCGCCCGGCGGCGGGCCAGGTCCGCGTCGACGGCGGCCAACTCGGCGGGGTCGGTGACCGCCCACAGGCGGTGCGCGAAGCCGTCCTCGGTGGTGGTGGCGAGCAACGGGGGGTGCTGGGCGGTGCGCTCGATGACGCCGGCGGCGCCGTTGGCGGTGCCGTCGCCGCAGTACGACAGCAGCAGCGGCTCGAAGTTGGCGGCCGCGGCGTCCATCAGGGCGGCCCGGTCCGCGACCACCTCCGGGATGACGTCCTCGTGGGGCAGCACCGGACCGTCCAGGCGGAGCGCGCCGATCAGGCCGCGCTGGAGGAGGTCGCCGGCGCGCTGCTCGTAGACGTACAGCGCGGGCTGCGGGTCCGGTGTGAGGATTCCCTCTTCGCGCCAGCGGTGCAGGGTGTCGGCGGCCTGGCGGTGGCGGGTGGCCGGGTCGGGGGCCTGCGGCAGGATCAGCCGGACGATGTTGTAGGGATCGGAGGTCTCCAACGCCCGGACGCCGTCCGGGCGGACCACGACGTCGTAGGGCGGGGAGGTGACCGCGGTGAGGCTGCTGACCCGGTCCGGGGCGTAGCGCAGGCCGCGGAACGGGAGGAGGCGGAGGCCGTCGGATGTGGTCATTGAAGAATGCTATGCCGGGAAGGGGGTGCGGGATGATCGGGGGAGCGGCCGCGTTCGGCCGGAAACATCGGTAGCCGCGCGGGTGCCGACGGGCGGGCCCGGTGAGGTTCGGGAACGACCCGCGCACCGCGCACGAGGGACCCCCTCCGTGCGGCACGGAGGAGCGAGGAGCGGGACGGCATGAACGAGCAGGTTCGCGGGCGAGGTCGACCCGACGGGTGCCGGCGCGCGTTGAGCGAGGCGTACGACACGGCGCTGCTGGATCTGGACGGGGTGGTCTACGCCGGCGGACGGGCGATCGACCATGCCGTGGCGTCGCTGACCGCGGCCCGGGACGGCGGGATGCACCTGGCGTACGTCACCAACAACGCGGCCCGCACGCCGCGGACGGTGGCCGACCAACTGTCCGGATTCGGTCTGCCGACGACCCCCGAGGACGTGATCACCTCCGCGCAGGCGGTGGCCCGGCTGATCGCCGAGCAGGTGCCGGCCGGCTCCCGGGTGCTGGCCGTCGGCGGCGAGGGGCTGCGGGTGGCGCTGCGCGAGCGGGGCCTGGTGCCGGTCGACTCGGCGGACGACGACCCCGCGGCGGTGGTGCAGGGCTACGACCCGACGCTGGACTGGGCGCGGCTGGCGGAGGCCGCGTACGCGGTGCAGCGCGGGGTGCCGTGGTTCGCCTCCAACACCGACCTGACGATCCCCAAGGAGCGCGGCATCGCGCCCGGCAACGGCGCGCTGGTCGAGGTGGTGCGGATCGCCGCCGGCGGGGCGCCGCAGGTGGCCGGGAAGCCGCAGCCGCCGATGCACCGGGAGACGGTGCTGCGGACCGGTGCGCGGCGGCCGTTGGTGGTCGGGGACCGGCTGGACACCGACATCGAGGGTGCCTGGAACGGCGGGGTGGACTCCCTGCTGGTGCTCACCGGCGTGACCACGCCGGCGGAGCTGCTGGCCGCGCCGCCCGCGCACCGGCCGAGCTACGTGGACGCGGACCTGCGCGGGCTGCTGCGGCCGCAGCCGGAGGTGACGGCGGACGGCGCCGGCTTCGCCTGCGGCGGCTGGCGGGCCGAGGCCGCCGGGGGCGAACTGGTCGTGGACGGCGAGGGGGAGCCGCTGGACGGGCTGCGGGCGCTGTGCGCGGCGGCCTGGACCGAAGCGGGCGGGGGGAGTTGCCCGGTGGACCCGGCCAAGGCGCTGCACCGGATCAGTATGTGACGTCACGTCAGGTGCGTGACCGGAGGATGCGGGCGGGCCCCGCCGCGGGGAGCGGCGGGGCCCGACGGCTCACTTGGCGGTGGCGGTGGCCGCCGCGGTCAGCTCCGCGATCAGGTCCTCCTCGGTGGCCCCGCGCCGCCAGTAGCCGGTGAACTTGACCGCCCGGCGGTCGAATCCGCGCTCCCCGACCAGGTGCCGGCGCACCGCCTTGACGGTGCCGGCCTCACCGGCGATCCAGGCGTACCCGGTGCCCTCGGGCAGCTCGGCGGCGCGCAGCGCGGAAAGGACGGCCTCGCCCTGGTGGGCGGTGGAGCGGTCCCGGGCGAGCCAGGTGACGTCGGCGTCCGCGAAGGTCGGCAGCGGCTGTTGGTCGCCGTCGTGGCCGACCTCGATCCAGACCTTGACGGTGGTGCCCGGGGAGAGCCAGGCCAGGATGCCGGCGATGGCCGGCAGGGCGGTCTCGTCGCCGGTCAGCAGGATCCAGTCGGTGCCGGGCGGCGGCCGGAAGTCCACCCCGCCGTTGTCCTCGACGGCCGGCGCGAGGACGGTCAGCCGGTCGCCGGGCCGGGCCGCGAGCGCCCAGCGGCTGGCCGGGCCGCTGCTGGGGGAGGCGGGGTCGTCGGCGCCGTGCAGCGCGAAGTCCACGTCGAACTCGCAGGGGTCGTGGCGCTGTTCGCGGATGGTGTACGAGCGCATCACCGGGCGCTCGGCCGGGTCCTGGGCTCGCCAGGCCGCGTACCAGCCGTCCCCCATGTCCTCGAAGACCGGCGCGGCCTGGTGGGGCTGCGGGAGGAACAGCTTGAAGCGCTGGTCCCGGCCGCCGGAGGCCAACTCCTCAAGCCGTTCCCCGGTGAAGGTGATCCGGACCATGGACGGGCCGAGCCGCCGGGTGCGGACGACCTGGACGTCGAAGAAGCGGAACGGCGCGGTGGTGGGGGCGGCGGTCGCGGTCATGTCGGAACCTCCCGGGACGGGGCGGGCTGGGGCGGGTGGACCGGGCCGGCGGTCAAGCCGGCCCGGGTTTAGGTCAGTTGACCTTCTTCGCGCTCTCGATGGCCTGGGCGAGCGACTCCAGCAGCGGGGCGGCGCCGGCGTACGAGAAGCGCGGCTCGCTGGACCAGGGGGCGATCTGGCCGGCCTTGACGGCGGGGAGCTTGGTCCAGGACGGCTTGGCGGCCAGGTCCTTGGGCTGGAGGGTGGCGGTGCGGTTGTCCAGCAGCAGCACGTCCGCCTTGTACTTGTCGGCGTTCTCCCAGCTCAGGGACTCGAAGTAGCCGCCCTTGTCCAGGTGGTCGGGGACGATCAGGTCCACGCCGAGGGACTTGAAGTACATGAGGTCCGCGTTGACGCCCGGGTTGGAGGCGTAGAAGAGGTCGGCGCTGCCGGAGCAGGCGAGGACCTTGACCGGGTGGGCGGCGGCGGCCTTGCGCAGCCGCGCGGCGGCCTGCTCGAAGCGGGCCTTGGCGTCGGTGACCTTCTTGGCCTTCAGGTCCGCGCCGAGCGCGGCCGCGAGGTCCGCGTAGCGCCCGATGATCTGGTCGAGCGGCTTCCGGGAGGCGGTGAGGGCCACGGACTTGGCCAGCTTGGTGATCTTGTCCTTGCTGTCGTCCGGGACGTACCAGAGCGCGCCCGGCTCGTACATGTTGGTCACCAGCAGGTCGGGGGCGAGGCCCGCGTACTTCTCGACGTTGAACTGGTTGTAGGCGTTGCCGATGATGGTGACCTTGTCGACGTCGAGGTCGCCGGCCTGCGGGTCGGGCTTGCCGTTGCCGAGCTTGGTGGGGCCGAAGACGCCGATGATCTGGTCGCCGATGCCGAAGTCGTGCAGCGCGGCCGCGGTGCCGGTGAACGCGACGATGCGGCGCGGGGTTTCGGAGAGCGAGACCTTCTGCTTGCGGTCGTCGGTGAAGGACCACGGGCCGCCCTTGCCGCCGCCCGCGCCCCCGGATTCCTTGCCCCCTCCGCAGGCGGCGAGCAGGGCGCCGATGCCGACGGCGCCGCCCGCGGCCAGCACGCCGCGACGGGACAGGGATACGCTTCGGGTGGTTCGCATGGCTTTGGTGCTTCTCTCTGGAGCTGCACGCCCCAACGGGCATGGTGGGCAGGCCGAACCGGAAGGGCCGGCAGATCGACAACGTGTGAGGGTAGGCTAACCTAACTGACGTGTTGGTCGACAGTCCCCCCGCAGCCAGTCCCCCCGAGGCGGCGCCGCCCCCCACCGCGCCCCGCCGACGATCGGCCGCCCGTGCCGCGGGACTCGCCGCCTCCGTCGGCGTGCTCGCCGTCGTCGCGGTCCTCGGCATCGCGGTCGGCGCCAAGCAGATCCCCCTCGACCAGGTGTGGCACGGGGTGTTCCACTACTCCGGCTCCGACACCGACGTCGTCATCCGCGACGTGCGGCTGCCGCGCACCCTGCTCGGGCTGTTGGCCGGCGCCGCCCTCGGCCTGGCCGGCACCGTCATGCAGGCGCTCACCCGCAACCCGCTCGCCGACCCCGGCGTGCTCGGCATCAACGCCGGCGCCTCGGCCGCGGTGGTCTCCGCCATCAGCTTCCTCGGCGTCACCTCGCTGTCCGGCTATGTCTGGTTCGCCTTCGCCGGCGCCGCGGTGGTCTCGGTCGCGGTCTACGTCCTGGGCGGCACCCGCAGCGCCACCCCGGTCCGGCTCGCGCTCGCCGGCACCGCGCTGACCGCCGTCCTCACCGGCTACCTCAACGCCGTCAACCTCCTGAACTCCGCGGCGCTGGACCGGATGCGCTTCTGGACGGTCGGCTCGCTGGCCTCCGCGACCATGCCGACGGTGACCGAGATCGCGCCGTTCCTGGTGGCCGGCGCGGTCCTCGCGCTGCTGCTGGCCCGCCCGTTGAACGCCGTCGCGCTCGGCGACGACCAGGCGCGGGCGCTCGGGGCCAGGCTCACCCGCACCCGGGTGCTGGCGATGGTCGCGGTCACCCTGCTGTGCGGCGGCGCGACCGCGGTCTGCGGCCCGATCGTCTACGTCGGCCTGATGGTGCCGCACGCGGTGCGCGCCCTCACCGGCCCCGACCTGCGCTGGATCCTGCCGTACTCGGCGGTGCTCTCGCCGGTGCTGCTGGTCGGCGCGGACGTGCTCGGCCGCGTGGTGGCCCGGCCCGGCGAACTCCAGGTCGGCATCGTCACCGCCGTCATCGGCGGCCCGGTCTTCATCTACCTCGTCCGGCGCCGACGGATGGCCCAACTGTGACGGCCGCACGGGGAGGGCCGGGGCCGGCCACCGGACAGCGCCCGGGCCGCGCCGGGGAGGAACGAGGAGAGAGCGCAGTGAACGCGACAGTGAAGCCCCAGAAGGCCGGGCCGTCCACGGGGACGCCGGGCCGGCGGGCCCGCGCGGTGCGCACCGCGGGCGGCCTCTCGCTCCGGTTGGACGCCCGCGCCGTACTGGTCGGGAGCCTGCTGCTGGCCGTCGCGCTGGCCGCCGCGGTCGCCCTGATCGGCTCCGGTGACTACCCGATGACGCCGTCACAGGTGCTGTCCACCCTGACCGGCGGCGGCACGACGGGCCAGGAGTTCATCGTCCACGAACTGCGGCTGCCGCGGGTGTTGGTGGGGCTGCTGGTCGGCGCCGCCTTCGGCCTCGCCGGCGCGGTCTTCCAGGCCGTCTCCCGCAACCCGCTGGGCAGCCCGGACATGCTCGGCCTCTCCCAGGGCTCGTCGGTCGGCGCGCTGATCGTGATCGTGTGGTTCCACGGCGGGACCTTCGCGGTGGCCGGCGGCGCGGTCGCCGGCGGGGTGCTCACCGGGCTGGCCATCTTCCTGCTCGCCTGGAAGCGCGGCATCCACGGCTACCGCTTCGTCCTCGTCGGCATCGGCGCCGCCGCCATGCTCTACGCCGTCGTGCTCTACCTGTTGACCAAGGGCACCATCTACGACGCGACCCGGGCCACCGCCTGGATGACCGGCTCGCTCAGCGGTCGCGACTGGACCCAGGTCTGGCCGCTGGCCGCGGTCTGCGCGGTGCTCGTCCCGGTGGTGCTGCTCCAGGCGCGCCCGCTGCGGATGCTGGAGATGGGCGACGACGCGGCCGCCGCGCTGGGCGTGCGGACCGAACGCGTCCGGATCACCCTGCTGTTGGCCGCCGTCATCCTCGTCGCGGCCGGTACCGCGGCGGCCGGCCCGATCTCCTTCGTCGCCCTCACCGCGCCCCAGCTCGCCCGCCGGGCCACCCGCTCGCCCGGCCCCAACCTGCTGCCCGCCGCCCTCATGGGCGCCGCCCTGCTGGTCGGCGCGGACTGGGCCAGCCAACGGCTCTTCGGCGCCGACCAGTTGCCGGTCGGCGTGCTGACCGGCGTCCTCGGCGGCGGCTATCTGCTGTGGCTGCTGGTCATCGAGCGGAAGGCGGGACGGGTGTGAGCCAGCGCGCCGGCGCGCCCGTCCCCGCCCGGCCCCCGCGCCCCCGCGGCGCCCCTGACCCGACGACCCCCACCACCCCAGGAGCCACCCAGTGAGCAGCCGTCTCGCGGCCGAGGACCTCACCCTCGCCTACGACCAGCGGACCATCGCCGAACGCCTCTCGGTCGCCGTCCCGGACAACTCCTTCACCGTCATCGTCGGCCCCAACGCCTGTGGCAAGTCGACCCTGTTGCGCGCCCTGTCGCGGATGCTCAAGCCGACCGCCGGCGCGGTGCTGCTCGACGGCGAGCGGATCTCCGCCCTGCCGGCCAAGCAGGTCGCCCGCACCCTGGGCCTGCTGCCGCAGTCCTCGGTCGCCCCCGACGGCATCACCGTCGCCGACCTCGTGGCCCGCGGCCGCTATCCGCACCAGGGCCTGCTGCGCCAGTGGTCCGCCGAGGACGAGCGGGTCGTCCAGGAGTCGATGGCCGCCACCGGCGTCGACGAGCTCGCCGACCGCTACGTCGACGAGCTCTCCGGCGGCCAGCGGCAGCGGGTCTGGATCGCCATGGCGCTGGCCCAGCAGACCCCGCTGTTCCTCCTCGACGAGCCGACCACCTACCTCGACATCCAGCACCAGATCGAGATCCTGGACCTGTGCGCCACCCTCCACGAGGAGCAGGGCCGCACCCTGGTCGCGGTGTTGCACGACCTCAACCAGGCGGCCCGCTACGCCACCCACCTGATCGCCATGAAGAACGGCGAGGTGATCGCCGAGGGCGCGCCCGCGGACATCGTCACCGCCGAGCTGGTGCACCGGGTCTTCGGCATCGACTGCCGGATCATCGACGACCCCGAGTCCGGCACCCCGTTGGTCATCCCGGCCGCCCGCCGGTCCGCCAAGGCGGCCGTGCCGGCCGCTGCTACAGCAGCGTCCTGAGCCGCAGCAGATCGCGGAAGCCGGCCTCCAGCTTCACCCGGCCACTGCCCCAGGCCCGGGCGAAGTTGAGGTCGCCGGCCACCAGCGCGACCAGGTCGTCCCCGGTCATGGTCAGCCGGATCTCGGCCTTCTCCGGCGGCGGCCCGGGCACCGCGGTCACGTCCCGCAGCGCCCCGTCGGCCAGCCGGCCGACGAAGGTGGTGTCCAGGTCGGTGATGCGGCAGCTTACGGAGCGGTCGAGGGCCGCGGCGCCGCGCACCTCGCCGTCCGCCGAGGACAGATTGTGGGCCAGCCGTTCGAGCGCGGCGCGGCACTGGTCGAGAGTTGCCATCGCGCCCGACGATACGCCAGGTCACGGACGGCCGGGGGCGTCCGTCCGAGGTAGCGTCGGGGGCATGGCAGACCCGACGAACGACCCGGAGCCGGCGGCCCCCGACACCCC includes the following:
- a CDS encoding FecCD family ABC transporter permease, translated to MLVDSPPAASPPEAAPPPTAPRRRSAARAAGLAASVGVLAVVAVLGIAVGAKQIPLDQVWHGVFHYSGSDTDVVIRDVRLPRTLLGLLAGAALGLAGTVMQALTRNPLADPGVLGINAGASAAVVSAISFLGVTSLSGYVWFAFAGAAVVSVAVYVLGGTRSATPVRLALAGTALTAVLTGYLNAVNLLNSAALDRMRFWTVGSLASATMPTVTEIAPFLVAGAVLALLLARPLNAVALGDDQARALGARLTRTRVLAMVAVTLLCGGATAVCGPIVYVGLMVPHAVRALTGPDLRWILPYSAVLSPVLLVGADVLGRVVARPGELQVGIVTAVIGGPVFIYLVRRRRMAQL
- a CDS encoding siderophore-interacting protein — encoded protein: MTATAAPTTAPFRFFDVQVVRTRRLGPSMVRITFTGERLEELASGGRDQRFKLFLPQPHQAAPVFEDMGDGWYAAWRAQDPAERPVMRSYTIREQRHDPCEFDVDFALHGADDPASPSSGPASRWALAARPGDRLTVLAPAVEDNGGVDFRPPPGTDWILLTGDETALPAIAGILAWLSPGTTVKVWIEVGHDGDQQPLPTFADADVTWLARDRSTAHQGEAVLSALRAAELPEGTGYAWIAGEAGTVKAVRRHLVGERGFDRRAVKFTGYWRRGATEEDLIAELTAAATATAK
- a CDS encoding FecCD family ABC transporter permease, yielding MNATVKPQKAGPSTGTPGRRARAVRTAGGLSLRLDARAVLVGSLLLAVALAAAVALIGSGDYPMTPSQVLSTLTGGGTTGQEFIVHELRLPRVLVGLLVGAAFGLAGAVFQAVSRNPLGSPDMLGLSQGSSVGALIVIVWFHGGTFAVAGGAVAGGVLTGLAIFLLAWKRGIHGYRFVLVGIGAAAMLYAVVLYLLTKGTIYDATRATAWMTGSLSGRDWTQVWPLAAVCAVLVPVVLLQARPLRMLEMGDDAAAALGVRTERVRITLLLAAVILVAAGTAAAGPISFVALTAPQLARRATRSPGPNLLPAALMGAALLVGADWASQRLFGADQLPVGVLTGVLGGGYLLWLLVIERKAGRV
- a CDS encoding ABC transporter substrate-binding protein, which codes for MRTTRSVSLSRRGVLAAGGAVGIGALLAACGGGKESGGAGGGKGGPWSFTDDRKQKVSLSETPRRIVAFTGTAAALHDFGIGDQIIGVFGPTKLGNGKPDPQAGDLDVDKVTIIGNAYNQFNVEKYAGLAPDLLVTNMYEPGALWYVPDDSKDKITKLAKSVALTASRKPLDQIIGRYADLAAALGADLKAKKVTDAKARFEQAAARLRKAAAAHPVKVLACSGSADLFYASNPGVNADLMYFKSLGVDLIVPDHLDKGGYFESLSWENADKYKADVLLLDNRTATLQPKDLAAKPSWTKLPAVKAGQIAPWSSEPRFSYAGAAPLLESLAQAIESAKKVN
- a CDS encoding ABC transporter ATP-binding protein, yielding MSSRLAAEDLTLAYDQRTIAERLSVAVPDNSFTVIVGPNACGKSTLLRALSRMLKPTAGAVLLDGERISALPAKQVARTLGLLPQSSVAPDGITVADLVARGRYPHQGLLRQWSAEDERVVQESMAATGVDELADRYVDELSGGQRQRVWIAMALAQQTPLFLLDEPTTYLDIQHQIEILDLCATLHEEQGRTLVAVLHDLNQAARYATHLIAMKNGEVIAEGAPADIVTAELVHRVFGIDCRIIDDPESGTPLVIPAARRSAKAAVPAAATAAS
- a CDS encoding HAD-IIA family hydrolase; the encoded protein is MNEQVRGRGRPDGCRRALSEAYDTALLDLDGVVYAGGRAIDHAVASLTAARDGGMHLAYVTNNAARTPRTVADQLSGFGLPTTPEDVITSAQAVARLIAEQVPAGSRVLAVGGEGLRVALRERGLVPVDSADDDPAAVVQGYDPTLDWARLAEAAYAVQRGVPWFASNTDLTIPKERGIAPGNGALVEVVRIAAGGAPQVAGKPQPPMHRETVLRTGARRPLVVGDRLDTDIEGAWNGGVDSLLVLTGVTTPAELLAAPPAHRPSYVDADLRGLLRPQPEVTADGAGFACGGWRAEAAGGELVVDGEGEPLDGLRALCAAAWTEAGGGSCPVDPAKALHRISM
- a CDS encoding DUF1015 domain-containing protein, with the protein product MTTSDGLRLLPFRGLRYAPDRVSSLTAVTSPPYDVVVRPDGVRALETSDPYNIVRLILPQAPDPATRHRQAADTLHRWREEGILTPDPQPALYVYEQRAGDLLQRGLIGALRLDGPVLPHEDVIPEVVADRAALMDAAAANFEPLLLSYCGDGTANGAAGVIERTAQHPPLLATTTEDGFAHRLWAVTDPAELAAVDADLARRRALIADGHHRWATYRRLYEQRPDAGPDSPWASGLVLLVDTARYPLQVRAIHRVLPHLPPVKALADVAGAFRVRRLPGELSAALEALAKTSGAAFVLAGGPDCFHLLDQPDPGLLDRAIRTDRPEAWRQLDATVLHSVLLDEVWRIPDHPSDIGYLHHTEAAVAQAARHGGTAVLMRPTSEETVRQLAEQGVTMPRKSTSFGPKPATGLVLRTLEEQGD
- a CDS encoding alkyl sulfatase C-terminal domain-containing protein, which codes for MATLDQCRAALERLAHNLSSADGEVRGAAALDRSVSCRITDLDTTFVGRLADGALRDVTAVPGPPPEKAEIRLTMTGDDLVALVAGDLNFARAWGSGRVKLEAGFRDLLRLRTLL